AAGGGATTTTACCAAAGGCAAAACCTTCTTTGGCAATAGCACCAGCCACGAAACCTGCTACCAAACCAGGTTTTTCAGCGATAGAGTAGGCAACATATCCTGCAAAGACTGGGAGCATCAAGCCAAAGGCCGCGCCACCAATTTTCATGAACATAGAAGCTAGCTCATGGTAGGATCCAAGATTGCCAAGACTATCTTGTGGCACACCAAAAGCTCCGTCGATCAAGAAAGCAAGGGCAATCATGATACCACCACCGATAACGAATGGCAACATTTGAGATACACCACTCATCAAGTGTTTGTAGAAGGCACCACCAAGGCTTTGTTTTTCGTTACTTGTTGCTGCGGTTTTTGCTCCATTAGCAGCATGGTAAACTTCAGCATCTCCTGAAAGAGCCAAGTTGATCAATTCTTCTGTCTTACGGATACCGTCTGCAACTGGACGATTAACCAATGGTTTGCCGTCGAAACGATCCATCTCAACAGCCTTGTCTGCTGCGATGATAACTGCTTTAGCCTTACGGATGTCCTCTGATGTTAGTTGGTTCCCAACACCGCTGGCACCGTTGGTTTCTACCTTGATCCCAACACCCATTTCGGCGGCTACTTTTTGAAGGGCTTCTTGGGCCATGTAAGTGTGGGCAATGCCTGTCGTACAAGCTGTAACAGCTACGATAAAGTCGCCAGATTCATTGGCAGGTGCTTGAATAGGCTGCTCAGCTTTTTCTGAAGCTTGGTCAAAAAGTTCGATAACTTGATCTGCAGATGTTACTTGACGAAGTTTGTCAGCAAATCCGTCTTTCATCAAGTATTGAGACAATTCTGCCAAGGCTGCCAAGTGAGTGTCATTGGCACCTTCTGGAGCTGCAATCATGAAGAAGAGGTCTGTTGGTTGCCCATCCAAACTTTCATAGTCAACACCCTTGTTTGACTTTGCAAAGAGAACCGTTGCTTCTTTGACAGCTGAGTTTTTGCTGTGAGGCATAGCAATTCCGTCACCCAAGCCAGTGGAAGTTAGAGCTTCACGCGCTAAGATTCCTTCTTTAAAGGTTTCAAAATCCGTCACATAACCATGATCTACTAAGCTATGAATCATCTCTTCGATAGCTGCTGTTTTTTCAGTCGCCTGTAAATCTAGCAACATGACATCTTTTCTCAATAGGTCTTGAATTTTCATCGTTTTTCTACCTCAACTTTTTCATATGTTTCTTTAATAAATTCTGCTGTTGCCAAGTCATCCGAGAAGGTGGTTGCTGTTCCACAAGCCACTCCCCATTTGAAGGCTTCTACCGCATCCTTGGATTTGACAAATTCACCTGTAAATCCAGCAACCATAGAGTCACCAGCTCCCACTGAATTTTTCACTGTTCCCTTGATTGGTTTAGCGAAGTAAGCTCCCTCAGATGTGACAAGAAGTGCACCGTCTCCAGCCATAGAGATGATAACGTTTTGAGCACCTTTAGCCAACAATTCTCGAGCATAGTTCTCGATTTCATCTAAACTTTCGAGTTTCACTCCAAAGATAGCTCCAAGTTCGTGATTGTTTGGTTTAACCAATAGTGGCTGGTAGTCTAAACTATCAATCAAGGTCTGTCCTTCAAAGTCACAAACGACTTGCGCACCAGTCTGGCGTGTCAATGCAATCAAATCTTTGTAGATGACATTTCCTAGGTTTTTAACACTCGAACCTGCAAACACAACCGTATCATCTGCTGTCAGACTAGACAAAATAGCTTTCAATTCTTCTAGCTGAGCTGGTTCCACATTTGGACCCGTTCCATTGATTTCTGTTTCTTGGTCTGCTTTAATCTTGACATTGATGCGAGTATCTTCTGCTACTTGAACAAAACGTGTCTCGATTTCCTCTTCTGCCAAAGTATCTGTGATAAATTTACCAGTAAAGCCTCCGATAAATCCAGTCGCTGTATTTGGAATACCCAAGCGTTTCAAAACACGACTGACATTGATTCCTTTTCCACCAGCAAACTTATCATCACTGTCCATACGATTGACACTACCGACTTGGACTTGGTCCAAGCGAACGATATAGTCAATGGATGGATTGAGTGTGACTGTATAAATCATACTTCGATTACCTCCGTTTTCTTCTTAATGGCCTGCAAGAGCTCATGCCCTTGACTTGTGATGACAATAGCGCGTTTAAGTGGTGCTACCTTGGCAAAGCAAGTTTGACCAATCTTTGACGAATCGACCAAGACATAGGTTTGTTTGGCATTCTCTAAAATAGCACGCTTAACGGCTCCCTCCTCCATATCAGGAGTCGTATAATAACCATCGTCTACACCATTCATCCCGATAAAGGCACGGTCAAAGTGCAATTGATTGATTTGGTTAAGAGCAACTCCACCAATACATGCATCTGTTGCCATCTTGACACTTCCTCCAACCATGACAGTTGGAATCTGTTTTTCAACCAACTGAACCGCATGATGAATGGAGTTGGTCACAACTGTGATATTCTTATTGGTCAATTCCTTGATCAGAAAAGCTGTCGTTGTTCCAGCATCAATAAAGATAACATCTTGTTCCTTAATAAGAGAAGCTGCTTTCTGAGCCAGTAGCTTCTTCTCTTGAAGGTTTTTGACAGATTTTTCTTGGATGGTTTCTTCTTCCTGCAAGGAGTGTGGCAACTCTGCTCCTCCATGCACACGGCGAAGCTTGTTTTCCGCCTCCAACTCATCCAAATCTCTTCGTACCGTTGATTCTGATGTTTCTAATAGACTAACCAATTTTTCCAGGGAAACTACATGATGTTGATTCAACTCCTCTAAAATCAGTTGCTTCCGCTCAGTTTTTAACACCAAATCACCTCCTGTTATCGTTTACACTATTCATTCTAGCACATTTTCTACCAAAGTCAAGCATTTTTTATCATTTTCTTTCAAATTCTATCATTTTTCTCATTTCCGAAATTTTTATTGCAAGATAAGAGCCTTTATGGTAGACTATTTGAGTAAGTATTGGAAGATTACTCAAGAGGCTTAAGAGGCCGTGTTGGAAACGCGGTAGGCGTGTAACAGCGTGCGTGGGTTCGAATCCCATGTCTTCCGTAGAAAAGAAAAATTATTTTGGGGATACGACAAAAATGTTGTATCCTTTGTTGTATCCTTTTTTCGCAAAAGAATACTAAGGAATACCAAAGACAAAAATAAAAAACGTTGATTTAACAACGTTTTACCAAGGAATGCGAAAGAATGCAAAGGAATAATGGAGCCGGTGGGAGTCGAACCCACGTCCAAACACCTGCCAACATATTTGTCTACAACCATAGGTTATGTATTGTTTTAACAGTCCCTCGACACATAACTCAAGCCTAGGAACTGCGAGTCTATTAATCTCTTATCAAACCACTAGACAAGGCTTGATCGTATCTCGCTAATCATAAGACCTGTCATTGAACACGAGCAATCCAAATCGGGTCACGCCTGCTGGTTTTTAGGCAGCTAGAGCGTAAGAAGTGTTATTTTTTGCAGTTATATTTAACTGAGCGTTTACGTCGCTACACGGGTTGCAAAATATGCCTCATAATGCCTGTCGAATCCGTAACGACCCCAAGATTATAGAACTATTATAACCTATCTTCATAAAAAATGCAAAATCAAGTCGATTCTTTAGAAAAGATACGTTTTCAAAGCGTCTGACAAGGCTTGATAGCCTGCCACACTTAGATGAAGCCCATCCGTTGTATAGGCTGATTGAAGCTGTCCTTCTGAATCTGTCAAACTATCATAAACAGGCACAAAATCTACCTGCATATAGGCAGAAGCTAGAGCCTCATAGGCTTGATTCCATTCCTTGATCTTTTCATTGGTTCGGATATAAACTGTCTGCTTGTATTCTTCTCCCTCATTGACTGGCAGAATAGAAACAAGCTTTATTTGTGACAGCGGATATTCTCGAGCAATTGATTGTATCACACGCTCTAGATTATCCAAGGCTTCATTCATAGGAACATCTTTTCCGATATCATTTGTTCCAATTAAGAGAACAATTTGATCGACAGTATCACCATACAGATGAGCATCAAGATTCTCTAGTAAAAGTCCAGTCTGGTAACCTCGGATGCCACGATTGACAATCGTCTTGGCAGTCCCGAGTAACTCTTGCAAAGGGTAGTATTCTACAATCGAATCGCCGATAAAAATTACATCTGGCTCTAGGACAGAAATTTGATTCAATTCGCGATACTTGGTTTGAATTTTTTCCTGCTCCTTTAAGAGCCAATTCTCTAATAACTGTACTGCCACCTTATCCCTCTTTCTCTAACCAATTTTCTAGGACCTGATAAACACCCCCCTGGCTGTTAGCTGGAGCTAGATCAGTCGCAACTGCCTTAGCCTCATCATCTGCATTTTCCATAGCATAGGCAATTCCAGCCAGTTCTAGCATTTCGACATCGTTTTCACTATCACCAAAAGCCATGATTTGTTCCGATTGCAAATCCCAGCGCTTGAGTAATTCTTCCAATCCCCAGGCCTTGTGAACACCAGCCTGTAGGACATCGATACAACCATAACCGCTAGAAACAGCTCTTATATGACCATTAAAGAGGTCATTGATTTCCTGCAAAACAGAACTAGAGCGTTCCTCACCAACAACCATGCTCATCTTTAACACTCCACCAAAGAGGTCAGCTCGCAAATCTTGCACAAAATTCATTCGCTGATAGAGTCTTTCAATCATCTCTGGAGTCATAAATTTATCAAGTTCTGTAAAAACAGTCCCTTTCTTGACAAAACCACCATTCATACCAGTTACGACAAACTGATCTCGGCACTCTCTCCCCTTAAAATGAACTAAGGCCTTATCAACCATAGCATCATCCCAGGTCTGAGCTTGAATCAGTTTATTGTTTTCAAAAATTCGCGCCCCATTGGCAACTACTAGGACCACTCGTTCAGCCAAGTGTCCCAATAGTTCTCTCATACGATGGATTTCATTTCCCGTCGCAATGACAAAACGAATATCCCTTTGATCCAGCTGATCTAAAATCTTTTCCAAGCGGGGCAGATCCAACTGACCTCTCGGATCCAGCAAAGTCCCATCCATATCTGTTGCAATGAGTTTTATCATACAATTAGCTCCATTTTATTATTAGGGGTGTGCAAAGGGCATTTAGGGTGTGCATCTTTTAACGATTTAGGCAACCCCCATCATTTCTCATCTCTGTTAATCCTTTATATTATATCATAAAATGAATGTCTCATTCCATTCATAAAAACAGTCAGATCATATTTCTATGACCTGACCGTTTTTGAAGTGGACTTCTACTTTATCTTTTGTGTGTATGACCATTTTTTCCACTAATGTGTTGAAGAGTTTTTCATTAAATGCCGTGATCATGTATTGTTTTATAGATAAATCCTATTTCTCGAATCTCTCACTACTGCTATTCCTTTAGTGAAATACTTATATTCTGTTTGTTGAGTGATAAATTCATCATCAAATTCAAAAGATTTTTCGCTTATATATTCATAAGTAATTAAAACAGCTTCTCCTGATTTTATTAACAAAGGAAATTTAGCATCATTGACATAATTATTCATAGAAGTATCAATTACATTTATTAATTTCTTATCTATAAATTTAACATTTTTACCTGTAAGAAACTTTTGATTCCCTTCCTTAGTTGTATACTTTCCAAATCCACATTCTTTTATAATCATGGGAACATCACCCATGTTTTCCAATGTAATTACAAACTCCAGCATCTTCTTATCCAGATACTGAGAGAATGTACTACTTACTAATAATTTTCTTGATTTAGGTCTTAATATTTGCCATAAAGCTACAATAACGGCTCCAATTGTCCCTACAGCAGATAATGCTGTCCAAAATAATTCAGAACATATTACATTCATATATAAGCTACCTCCATGTGTATTGTAACT
Above is a window of Streptococcus oralis subsp. dentisani DNA encoding:
- a CDS encoding PTS fructose transporter subunit IIABC; translation: MKIQDLLRKDVMLLDLQATEKTAAIEEMIHSLVDHGYVTDFETFKEGILAREALTSTGLGDGIAMPHSKNSAVKEATVLFAKSNKGVDYESLDGQPTDLFFMIAAPEGANDTHLAALAELSQYLMKDGFADKLRQVTSADQVIELFDQASEKAEQPIQAPANESGDFIVAVTACTTGIAHTYMAQEALQKVAAEMGVGIKVETNGASGVGNQLTSEDIRKAKAVIIAADKAVEMDRFDGKPLVNRPVADGIRKTEELINLALSGDAEVYHAANGAKTAATSNEKQSLGGAFYKHLMSGVSQMLPFVIGGGIMIALAFLIDGAFGVPQDSLGNLGSYHELASMFMKIGGAAFGLMLPVFAGYVAYSIAEKPGLVAGFVAGAIAKEGFAFGKIPYAAGGEATSTLAGVSSGFLGALVGGFIAGALVLAIKKYVKVPRSLEGAKSILLLPLLGTILTGFVMLAVNIPMAAINTAMNDFLGGLGGGSAVLLGIVLGGMMAVDMGGPVNKAAYVFGTGTLAATVSSGGSVAMAAVMAGGMVPPLAIFVATLLFKDKFTKEERNSGLTNIIMGLSFITEGAIPFGAADPARAIPSFILGSAVAGGLVGLAGIKLMAPHGGIFVIALTSNALLYLVFVLIGAIVSGVVYGYLRKPQA
- the pfkB gene encoding 1-phosphofructokinase, whose translation is MIYTVTLNPSIDYIVRLDQVQVGSVNRMDSDDKFAGGKGINVSRVLKRLGIPNTATGFIGGFTGKFITDTLAEEEIETRFVQVAEDTRINVKIKADQETEINGTGPNVEPAQLEELKAILSSLTADDTVVFAGSSVKNLGNVIYKDLIALTRQTGAQVVCDFEGQTLIDSLDYQPLLVKPNNHELGAIFGVKLESLDEIENYARELLAKGAQNVIISMAGDGALLVTSEGAYFAKPIKGTVKNSVGAGDSMVAGFTGEFVKSKDAVEAFKWGVACGTATTFSDDLATAEFIKETYEKVEVEKR
- a CDS encoding DeoR/GlpR family DNA-binding transcription regulator, translated to MLKTERKQLILEELNQHHVVSLEKLVSLLETSESTVRRDLDELEAENKLRRVHGGAELPHSLQEEETIQEKSVKNLQEKKLLAQKAASLIKEQDVIFIDAGTTTAFLIKELTNKNITVVTNSIHHAVQLVEKQIPTVMVGGSVKMATDACIGGVALNQINQLHFDRAFIGMNGVDDGYYTTPDMEEGAVKRAILENAKQTYVLVDSSKIGQTCFAKVAPLKRAIVITSQGHELLQAIKKKTEVIEV
- a CDS encoding SGNH/GDSL hydrolase family protein encodes the protein MAVQLLENWLLKEQEKIQTKYRELNQISVLEPDVIFIGDSIVEYYPLQELLGTAKTIVNRGIRGYQTGLLLENLDAHLYGDTVDQIVLLIGTNDIGKDVPMNEALDNLERVIQSIAREYPLSQIKLVSILPVNEGEEYKQTVYIRTNEKIKEWNQAYEALASAYMQVDFVPVYDSLTDSEGQLQSAYTTDGLHLSVAGYQALSDALKTYLF
- a CDS encoding Cof-type HAD-IIB family hydrolase; translation: MIKLIATDMDGTLLDPRGQLDLPRLEKILDQLDQRDIRFVIATGNEIHRMRELLGHLAERVVLVVANGARIFENNKLIQAQTWDDAMVDKALVHFKGRECRDQFVVTGMNGGFVKKGTVFTELDKFMTPEMIERLYQRMNFVQDLRADLFGGVLKMSMVVGEERSSSVLQEINDLFNGHIRAVSSGYGCIDVLQAGVHKAWGLEELLKRWDLQSEQIMAFGDSENDVEMLELAGIAYAMENADDEAKAVATDLAPANSQGGVYQVLENWLEKEG